The genomic interval taaaatttctctCTTAAGACCTCACATATTGCCTCACAGGTGGGAGAGCTTAATTACAATATACGATGGTACATCAAGTAAGAAATATAATGCATAATACCCACAAGAAGTCACCGTACGAAGGTGAAACTCAGCCAAGAAGACTACTCATATTAACTGTATCTCCACTTAGAGCACAGAGTCAACTTCGACTAAGATTATAGCCCCCACCAAACTGTCACAAATTTCTGGAGACATTATCATTGGGATAGCAAAATTacgaaaataataataataatttctcaTATATTATACATGGTTAGAAATTAATATGAAAGGTCAATCTTATATGGTTAGAAATTGGTTTGaatcttaatttgttattttctttacgGATATGGATTACTATCGAGATGTATTGAGAGAGAGGGACGTGTATAaatcgagagagagacagagagagatggAGGAAGGGTAATTAAGCAGATCGATCAACAATGGAGATAGAGACGCCGAACGCAAGCAAGAAGACGAAGAAAGGTCTTCTCGTTCTCAATGCAATCCTTCTAACGATAGGAAATTGCGTAGGACCTCTGGTGATGCGCCTGTATTACATCCACGGCGGCGAGCGAGTGTGGCTATCGAGCTGGCTGGAAACGGCCGCCTGGCCGTTGATCTTCATTCCTCTCACCATAACCTACTGGCAACGGCGCCGGAAGGAAGGCCCGGCGAATGCAAAGTTCTTCTTCATGAAGTGGCCGCTGTTCCTCGCCGCCGCAGGCCTCGGCGTGATTACCGGCTTCGACGACTACTTCTACGCCTACGGATTCTCGCGGCTGCCGGTTTCCACGGCCGCGCTGATCATCGCGGCGCAGCTAGGGTTCACAGCGGTGTTCGCTTACTTCCTGGTGAAGCAGAAGTTCACGGCGTATTCGATCAACGCCGTGGTGCTGCTCACCATCGGAGCCGGCGTCCTGGCTATGCACACCAACAACGACCGGCCGGCCGGGGAGACCAGCCGGGAATATTACACAGGGTTTCTGATGACGGTGGCCGCGGCCGTCTTGTACGGTTTACTCCTGCCATTGGTGGAATACACGTACGTGAAGACGAAGCAGGCCGTAACCTACACGCTAGTGATCGAGATCCAAATGGTGATGTGCCTCTTCGCCACCGTCGTCTGCACCGTCGGAATGTTCATCAACAACGATTTCAAGGTATGTTTTCTAGTTCTCCTAAATTTTTGCATAATCAATTTTTCGATTCAAATTTACAGGAGTCGCATTGATCATCCTGCTTTCAGTTAGTTACAAAATTGATTCCTGCAAATCCGTACATCCTTCATGAATGCACATCGATGTCCACATCATGAACTTAAATGCACGATTATGATATTTAACCTCACGGTGTTGCATTATTGGGGTGAACCATTGAACATCGATTCAAGTCGTTATATGCAATTATCATTGATTCAATAGAGAGAAAGGCCACAAGCCGTCGACCACAGCGCTTGGCGCTTGCAACTGGGATCTAATCCTGCAATAATTAGCACATTTCATTTCCCACCAATTCGCGCACAAGCATGGCAGGCATTGATTTTACTTTGGTTTACATCaatgttttcagttttttttttattttattttaaaacaataaaattattaaaataacactacagtttaatttgatataaatacatggaatatatatatcatcttaaTTTATGCTCTTCGAAAGTGGTATATGATAACCCTTTATTAGTAGATTTATTTTACATAGGACGCTGACATTTTATATACTTGCACGAATTTCTTAATTTCCAACAAAGAAGTTTATGTAATTTCTAAAACACAAATGATGTGATTAAGGAAACTTTGAGTGCGGACTGtaatttactaatttatttactATTAGATGGCCAAACTATTAACTTGGGGAGGGAGAGTTGATATGTTGCTCGTATTGCCGACTTGTAGGGCTGTCTGGTTTTGTTGTTTATATTAGGTAAATCTTATGTTGTccaatacaaataatataacaatttcTTTATTATCTTAATCTCATCAAcacaattatacttttatttttttttaacttatatttaattAGGACAGTGGAACTCAGTGTCAAATGATaatgaattcaaataaaatttacatgtcaaaatttatattttcttctctatactttcatcttttttttttatgtcattaattaaattttttattatttcaattatactgtaatatttaaatattttaagtcaatttaatctctctattttaatcttttattcgTAGGGCAAGTTGAATTTTTCGTTTGAAACCACTGACGAATGAAAAGTtgaatttgatatataaaaaaaattaaaatataaatattaaattaatttgaaaatgtaagtatatgaatataattaaaattttaaattaataaaaaaaaagtaaaattacatGAACCAACGTACGAATTTGGCCCAATTTACACACATGCAGAACACTATCCGTGTAGGGCAGCTGTCGAACGAGGTGGTGTCGTAGGATTTTCAGTCTGATTTCGGATTGGAagacattttccatttaattatttgtacCCGATATCTTATTTCCAACTGGGGGTGCCTTTCAGTTTAATAATACGTTGGTTCTTTTGCAGGCAATACCGATCGAAGCGAAAGCATTCGAGCTGGGGACAACAACATACTACGTGATACTAGTGTGCAGCGGCATAATCTGGCAGTGCTTCTACATGGGAGCGATCGGAGTCATCTTCTCCGACTCCTCCCTCCTCTCCGCCATCATCATCGCCGTCCTCCTCCCCGTCACCGAAGTCCTCGCCGTCATCTTCTACCACGAGAAGTTCCAGGCCGAGAAAGGCCTCTCCCTCGTCCTCTCCCTCTGGGGCTTCACTTCCTACTTCTATGGCGAGCTTCAGCACCCCAATAAAGTCGGCAAGACCCGGTCGCCTGACCCGGACATGCAGAGGATCGTAACGATCCCGTGACGACGAGCGCGCCAACCAACCGCCGTTCCTGTCTATATAACTCGGTCATACGCAGTGCTCATGAATCGGAGCACCGAAACCTGAACCATTCCCGGTGgccatcaaattaattatttattaggttTAAGAATAATCTTCTTATAGGAGTTAGTTTTACTTGGTAATGATGATGGAGCTGGATTTGTGGGAAGAAAGGGATCGGTTTGATGAAAGAGCAAAAAATTATCAATGCAGGCTGCTTCCTCCTACTCTTGGTCTTcatgccgccgccgccgccgctgctgGTGTTGGTGGAGGTGGAATGGCTTTGGTTAATTCTCCTTTGATATACATATGATATGATGATTCAAggatgttgatatatatatatatatatatagcttcttTATCCGATTTGTAGTGGttaattttcttcctttttcaaacaaaatgaaaattaaaaatgttcaGTTGTCATctattaaatacataatttgtCAAACAAAATGTTAAGTTGTCATcctttaaatgaaaatgaagtctaaacacaaatttaaaaataaaaactataaacGGAAGATTGAAAGGCCAGGCcctttcaattttatcatacaGTTTCAACTTTAAGGTTCACCAAGCCGACGGTTTGATGTCTATACTCTATACCCCATTACCCAGAGCTCACCAGAACATCTAGTAATAACAACACTCGAACTCAAAAAGATAAACATAGAGGAGAAACCTGGAGTAAATGTGCAGGTACCTAAGGGTTcataaaaatgcaattaatTTTGAGGTTTCCAGCTCACTAAAAACAACTTTACAGCCATTGTTCTTTCGGCTCCTACTAGTACCTGTTGAGAAATCCAGATGGAAaatgtgtgtgagagagagagagagagagaatccaCCAGCCAACTCGGATCGAAGTTGAATGAGTGAAGGTTGCTTTCACGAGAGAACCATTTGTATACATGTAATCGGATCCATGTAAAAAGGAAATATATACTCTGATCAAAAGGAGAAGCAGTGCCGCAGGAATTAAATCACCAATGCCGACTGAAGAAGGCATGCCGATTTGTATGAAAAAAGGTATTTTCAACCCGTAGCAGACTTGTCTCTTTAAAGCAAAACAATGTTAAGGAAGCCATATCAGTGGAACCCGCACCAAGGATGAGAGCAGCAGGCCAGAAGCcagatttttcatcaaaaataacCAGGTGCTGGCCCTCATCCCACAATTTTTTTAAGCAACAGAAGGATCACTAGGATTACAGAGACTTCGAGCATAAGCTGGGGAGCCCTCACATGACCAAAAACGTGATCCCACCTGTAAGTTCAACCAGTAGATAGCTGCTGATAAAGCCTGTTATCCATTTCCAGAATGTTCACCATATTCAGAATGGTGGCACTAGTAACATCATAAGGTCAAAATTTTTACCAAAGGATTGTCATCCCGAATGAGAATACTGAAAAGTTTGAACAAACCTTGTAGGTGAATTGAAATGCAGGCAATTTTAGATGAAACTAACCAGCCTATGTGACAATTATGATGATgttaaaaacaaactcaaactgTAACAGAGTTTGCTACTCTATAAAGGCCGTCCCTAGTGCACAAGTTTCTCCCCTTGCAAGGGTTAGGGGAGTGTCATTTTCATATTCAGCCTTACCTTTGCTTTCACAACTCTTTGTGAGGATGACATAATTTTGAACTTTAATTGATTTAGGAACACTTTATTTTAGTAGGATcaagaattcaattttttgtatatatatatatatatattcatatatctatatattctGTCTTTTTGTACATATTCTTATGTTATCTTTTAAGGTTATTCAACCTcttcaaattatttatagattttattTATGTAAGCATTTTATCCGGTCATTCATTCATCTTGTCGAAGTTGTTGATATTGACTTGTATCAAGCTTGCAGGTCCTTAGTGGGTCCCATTACCTGCCTAGGAATCTGTGCCAGTCACGGAACCCTAGTTTGGGTCGT from Diospyros lotus cultivar Yz01 chromosome 8, ASM1463336v1, whole genome shotgun sequence carries:
- the LOC127807667 gene encoding purine permease 3-like produces the protein MEIETPNASKKTKKGLLVLNAILLTIGNCVGPLVMRLYYIHGGERVWLSSWLETAAWPLIFIPLTITYWQRRRKEGPANAKFFFMKWPLFLAAAGLGVITGFDDYFYAYGFSRLPVSTAALIIAAQLGFTAVFAYFLVKQKFTAYSINAVVLLTIGAGVLAMHTNNDRPAGETSREYYTGFLMTVAAAVLYGLLLPLVEYTYVKTKQAVTYTLVIEIQMVMCLFATVVCTVGMFINNDFKAIPIEAKAFELGTTTYYVILVCSGIIWQCFYMGAIGVIFSDSSLLSAIIIAVLLPVTEVLAVIFYHEKFQAEKGLSLVLSLWGFTSYFYGELQHPNKVGKTRSPDPDMQRIVTIP